The following proteins are co-located in the Hemitrygon akajei chromosome 25, sHemAka1.3, whole genome shotgun sequence genome:
- the LOC140716271 gene encoding nesprin-2, producing the protein MQRYEGGEALPSNHWNVEAKQKVSHSAVILLDRQLERICLHSLEKSIKVQQCWQLQQELLKAYSHFNDWMHSAEAMARDPRTSQICYSEAKVELNRFELLRKQMIDMMISLESINWRYRHLAREPRVEVAQELKEMLHSGNQRWDILQRRVGSICKRLKYFVSQREEFESQLGHLWQQSMDLDIRLTHLEYFSTEGAAGKMKQLQGLQQKITGITAKTDELLSMAEKLLQRSESPDAVTIETEVWDLLQFQQELFARIAQFHKRLLCIDLVSVLDGVRELKERRVGR; encoded by the exons ATGCAGAGATATGAGGGTGGAGAGGCCCTTCCTTCGAACCACTGGAATGTAGAAGCAAAGCAAAAAGTCAGCCACTCAGCAGTGATACTGCTCGACAGGCAACTGGAGAGAATTTGCTTACACTCCCTGGAAAAGTCTATCAA GGTCCAGCAGTGCTGGCAGTTACAGCAGGAGTTGCTCAAGGCTTATTCTCACTTTAATGACTGGATGCACTCAGCTGAAGCCATGGCCAGGGACCCTCGCACTTCACAGATCTGTTACTCAGAAGCAAAGGTAGAGCTGAACCGGTTTGAG CTTCTTCGGAAGCAAATGATTGACATGATGATCTCACTGGAATCGATAAACTGGAGGTACAGGCATCTGGCCAGGGAGCCCAGGGTGGAAGTGGCCCAGGAGCTGAAGGAGATGTTGCACAGTGGTAACCAGAGATGGGACATCCTCCAGAGGAGAGTTGGCAGCATCTGCAAGAGGCTCAAG TATTTTGTCAGCCAGAGGGAAGAATTTGAAAGCCAGCTAGGTCATCTGTGGCAGCAATCCATGGATTTGGATATCAGACTGACCCACCTGGAATATTTCTCCACAGAAGGAGCAGCCGGAAAGATGAAACAACTGCAG GGGCTCCAGCAGAAGATCACTGGCATCACGGCAAAGACCGATGAGCTGCTGTCCATGGCGGAGAAGCTGCTCCAGAGGAGCGAGTCCCCGGACGCCGTGACCATTGAAACCGAGGTCTGGGACCTCCTCCAGTTCCAGCAGGAGCTCTTCGCAAGAATAGCTCAGTTCCacaagagactgctgtgcatagACCTCGTAAGTGTTCTGGACGGGGTCAGGGAATTGAAAGAGAGGCGTGTGGGTCGGTAG